ctcccagggccattctaaaggctgccagacccttctagagccccccctgagcccttctaaagacccccagaccattctagagcccccaaggccccttctaaacacacccagacccttccagagcccctgACTTCCAGAGCCGTTTCTTTGAcgggcccccagaccgttctagagcctctcagggctcttctaaaggcccccacacccttctagagcccctgacGTTTCTTTGAcgggcccccagaccgttctagagccactcatgccCCTTCgaagagaccccagacccttctagagcctctcaagGCCCTTCTAAtgggccccagacccttctagagcacccacaggccgttctaaaggcctccagacccatctagagcccccacaggcccttctaaatgaccccagacccttccagagtcCCCAAAGGCCCTTATAAATGATCACAGACCTTTCTCGGgcccccaaggcccttctaaatgcccccagacccttctagagccccccagggccctgctaaattcccccagacccttctagagccacccagggcacttctaaaggcccccagacccatctacagCTCctcagggcctttctaaaggccaccagacgcttccagagcccctcaacacacttctgaaggcccccagacccttctagagccactcatgactcttctaaagaccctagaccattctagagccactcagcgCACTTCTAAATGCACCCGGACCCTTCCAGaacctcccagggcccttctaaaggcacccagacccttctagagccccccagggcccatctatatacccccagacccttctagagccccacagggcctatctaaaggcccccagacccttctagagccaatctggacccttttaaagctcccagacccttctagagccccccagggccattctaaaggcctccagactattctagagccttccTAAGCCtgtctgaaggaccccagaccattctagagcgcctctagacccttcttaaggcctccagtcccttctagagccaatcatgttgcttctaaaagaccccagacccttctagagcctcccagggaccctctaaaagcccccagaatattttctacagcccccccccagggcccttctaaatgaacccagacccttctagagccacccagagcccttctaaaggcgcccagaccctttgagagcccccccagggcccttctagaggcacccagacccttctagagctcctccagggcccttctaaatgcccccagacccttctagagtgccTCTTAacccttcttaatgcctccAGATGAttctacagcccctcatgtcccttctaaaagcccccagacctttctagagcctcctagggacactctaaaggcccccagacccttctagagccccacagagcccttctaaaggcccccacaccattccagagcccctcagagcccttctaaaggccccatgACCGTTCTAGATCCCCCCTgtgcccttcaaaaggccctcagaatcttctagaggcccccaggacctatctaaaggaccccagacccttctagagcccctctggacccatctaaaggcccccccatccttccagagcccctcacgtccattctaaaagcacctagacccttctagaccccccagagctgttctaaaggcccccagacacttctagatccccccagagcccttcttaaggaccccagacccttctagagccccccagggcccttctaaatgaccgcagacccttctacagcaatccaaagcccttctaaaggaccccagaccattctagagacccccagggcccttgtaaagcctgccagatccttctagagccgctcagtgcctttctaaaggcccccaaaccattctagagccccccagagcccttctaaaagcctccagacccttctagagccacttatgtcccttcttaaagcccccagacccttctagagcactccagagcccttctaaaggatcccagaccattctagagcccacacaggcccttctaaagcttcccagatccttctagagctcttcaaTGCCGTTCTAAAgccccccaaaccattctagggcccAATAAttcccatctaaaggcccccagacccttctagagcccctctggacccttctaaaaacatccagacccttcaagagcctcccaggccccttctaaaggaccccagacccttctagagccactcagggcccttataaaggcccctagacccttgtAAAGCCTCCCAGGgcctctctttattttcctcttctgacaGTTAACCTATGCCTTAATTTCTAAAACTGGTGATAAGCTTACATGGAAATATTCTACATAAACCTGTATTTCAGAGTCTTGTTCCAGCAGAGAGTTTTAGAGTGCGACAACAAATGTGGAAAGCTTCCCTGAACAATTTGTCATTCTGATACTTTTGAATAAATTGAAGTTGACTGACTTTTATTGTGGATCAAGAGGCTTGCTTATATCAAGTTTTATtatagattttgttttctgatggaGGCTCACTGTTTGAGTTTGTGTTAGAGTgcaggggacagcagggacaggaacATGGAAAGGGAcagagacagggacaggggTGCTGCAGGTGAGGAACACAGATCTCCTCTCAGGGAGCCCTTTTTACGGTCCAAGCCACATCTTGTGTGTCCAAAccctcccttctctgctccaaatCGCTTTTTACGGCTCAGAGTTTCAGTTTTAGGGTCCAAAGCTTTGATTCTAGGGTTGAAAGACTCCTTTCTAGGGTCCAACCTCTCGTCTTTCATGTCAGCGGCTCCCCTGCCTGGTTCCCTGCCTGCTGACACTGTGGGCACCCACGTCCCTGCATACCCCAAGAAGGAGCTCAGCCCAGAACTGGGGAGTTCCTGGGTCTGCTGCCACTCTGACTCGGACACTGGCACTGCTGCTCTGTATTTCTTGCTCTGCGGGTGGTTAGCAATACCTGCTACCCCTGAAGCCATCCATCAGGAATCTCTCTCCACACCCCAGCCTGTCCTGGCCAGGAGGAtcagggcactgggatgggggcagggggcTGAAAGGGCGCTGGGCTGGTTCTGTGGGGCTCCAGGACAGGCAGGCTGGTTTTCCAGGCATGGAGGTGGCTGCTGGCGCTGGCTCTGGCTCTagtgggtgctgggatgcacaGGACGGCTGGCCGGGAGCAAGGGGCAGCTGCTGGGGTCGGCATGGATTCACGAGGCTCTGGAGCGGTTCCTGTGCAGAGAAGAAGTCGCTGAGGCCCGGCTGCAGTGCTGAGCCAGTGCGAGGGCACTGGGCCGCGCTGGGAACACCGTGGGATGTGGGTATCAAGGTGCACATGGgagctgaggggatggggagctCTGTGCAGAAAACAGGGCGCCCTGCCCCCCTAGGCTGGGGCTCTGCTCACCTGCCCATGGCTCATCTCCTCTCAGCCCTCACCACCCGGACAGAGATGTCAGCAGAGCCTGCCCAGTAACTGACTGGGCACTGCAGAACCCCTGGCCTCTGAACGCCTCTTGGTCAGGAAACCCCGTCTGATACACAAGTTTGGCAAATCTCCGTCCCAGCAACTCACcgtctcctcttcctccacagGCGGCACACGCAGCAAAACACCATCCCCAGCagcatgcagcccaggactgcTGCAATGCCTTCTGAGCAGTAGCTCCAGAAACCTTTCAGAGCCACAGTCTTCGAGTTTTTGTCACCATCCTCACCTGGAGGAACAATTCTGGAGTCAGTATGTCCTGCTCGCTGCTGGCGATGGTGCAGGAGGTCTGGCATTGCCAGGAAACGTTCTTTCTCACTTTGTCGGCATCTCTGACACACTGAACATCCCGGGGCTGCAAGATTTCCTTGGTTTCAGCAGTAACAAAGGAAATAGCCAAAGCCTTGGCAAATCGGAGCACTCTGGagcctctctttctcccccaGCTTTGGGATGGCCATAATCCCATTTTCCCTCTAAGCTGTCTCCAGTCTGTCTGTTCATCCCTTTGGATCCCAGCTCACAGCAGGGATTCTCCTCTGTTGTGCCTCGGGTGACTCCCCGCAAGCTCCGGGATGCAGGTTTGGCAGGAGATGCATTCCATTAAGAGCCACATTTCCCATCACCTACTCAACATGCTTTGGATGGGCCTCCGTCCCCAAACAGCAAAGTTCTGACATCCTGGAAGCTGGGGGTGGTGGGTGGTGAGCACGTCCTGCAGCCGCAGGGGGTTACGAGTGAGCATCGCTCTGGTGAACTGGTGGCAATGACTCTGCACCCCAGAGCTGACGCTCCTTCCCAGAGAGCCACTCCAGGCTTCTTTGAGAACAGCTGCTCCGTGCTAACGGTGTGAGGCAGCGGCACCAGGGGAAGAGCCTGTGGACCCACAGGGATGCTGACAGATGGCGCTGGGTGACCGAGGGACAGCAACTACCTGGTGCGCCTGTTGACTGGATTGGCCCTGTTTCTTCATCAGAGATCGGTGCTGCCCGAACGCCTCCTTCCCAAAGCGCCTCCTCGTCCACAGTCCCACCGTCCGTACCTTCAGAAAGACAGAGGGTCGGTTTAATTGGTAGTAACCATTCTTCATCAGGAATGCAATAACTTCAGGAGGCCAAAGACAGCAATAAGGCTTGGAAACAAAGCTTGGGCTTTTGGGGCTGCACCTCATCACCAGTCCAAACAAGGTGTCATTCACGGAGGAAAATTCAAGTGCTTGGCACTTCCCAGCGTTCCCGTAGGCAGCAATACCTGAGCTGACAGGAGACTAGGAGATTGCATGGGACCTTCTTATCACACTTAGTGCATCTTTGGTAAACCTTAAGATGATGCCTTCCttcagaggggacagggagatgctgcagccacttcatagactcatagaatcatagaaccatagaaccatagaatagtttgggttggaaggcaccttgaagatcatctagtcccaacaCCCCtatgatgggcagggacacctcccactagatcaggctacctagttcagctgggagagagccctgtggagaagcacatcccatcctgccacctccGTCCCACAGGAAGggtcacagacacacacagtgAACTGAACCCCAAGCTCTGGTCACCATGTCTTGGGCACTTTCACCAGTGGAAGCAAAGAGCCCACAGACCCTCAAAGCCAAAGGGAAACCACAGCCAAGTTATCTAAAACATAGCCGGGAACAGAGAGTGAAGCCGCCAGAGACTGAATCCACAGCCCTCTGTGTTTGCTGCTTCTGAGTGAGCTGTGTGGCCTCAAGCTGGATGTCCAGCTTCtatctgtccctgtccccagggtgtCACCCAGAGTCCTCAGACACCAAGGAGAACAACAGGGGTGGACCAGGCCAGCACGCGCCTGCAGCCCTGGCAAAGTCTGCCAGTGTCGCTGACCCCAAGCTGCCTGCGTGTCCTCTCTGCCACCCTGGGCACTCTCAGCGTGgcctgagcacccacagctcctgccggCTGGATGCCAGTGTCTACCCAGAACAGCTTTGGCCAGgggcagcagctgtgctgggctCAGCTAGGACCAAAACTGCAGCAGAGACTCTGGACCATCCCTGCGGCCCAGCAGCGCCTGCAGGTGTGACAGTGCACGCTGGCGCAGCGAGGCTCCGGTCAGTCACTTCCTGCTGCCGCAGGGTCTGCCTTGTCCGTAAGAGTCTGTAAAGCCTTCCCAAGTGCTCTGGCTAAGGGGGCAATATACCCACCAGGTTCTgctttctccagctcttccaggaTTTCCTTCAGGAGGTCTGATGGAAGCTGGGAAGACTTCCTTGCTTTGGTGTTATCCTTTGCTCTTTCAAACCCTTAACAGAAAGTATCCAGTTAAATTTCTCACTAACAAAATCTTGACAATGAGCACTTGGTCTGCGCATTCAGCCCAGAACGCCGACCGCTCCTGGGACGCCAGGTGGGCTCCAGTGCGGGATCAGGCTGAGAAGTTGGAGCTGGAGCCACACCTGCACCCAAACACCCATGGTGTTTCCATCAAACACGGTGATCACCCTGTCACAGCTCAACAGCAGGACATGAGGGGATCGTGCAATGGGGTGGCACACGCGATGCAGGTCTGTGTTCTCACACCTGCAAGAGCAGCCTTGCTCCCGTGCGGGCTTTGAGCTGGCAGCTCCCGAAGGAGGTCCAAAGCTGACGTACCCATGCGAtcttcctgcagctcagctccGGGACCCAGCTGGGAAGCTGGAGATCCGTTGCCTCCAGCCACGTctataaacaaacagaagagagcAGCTCCATGAAATATCTCAATCTACTTCCAATCAGAATGGCGGTGAATGCAGTTCAAGCCTTCGTCCCTCCCTTCCACTCTGGGGCATCGCACAGACAGTTCCTGGCTGCCTGGACCGTGCTGATCCAACATAAACCAGGCGGGGAGCTGTCAGGAGAAAGGACCACCCGGAACTCACACCAGCTCTAACTTCAGccccagccagctctgcagccgGCAAGGGAAGCAGTGAAGGGTGGGAGAGGCCGGCAAAGAGCTTCCCAGGGCACAGCACAGCCGaccccttcccctctgctcctccgCACGTCAGAGTGCTGGCCAAGAATGTAGGATGGGAAATGTGTTGAGAGCAGAGCACAAACCCCTCGGTGCCCGCTCAGTGCAGCGACCCCGACACCTTTGGGGGCCCCCCCGATGCTCCCAGGTCGGGCTGAGCAGCCGGGCGGCTTTTGCCTCTGCCACAGCTGGAATCCCACAGGTTTCCATGAGGTGCTGTCCTCAGTTTCGTTCCCCAGGACATGCAGTGGAGCTGCCAAGGCTCACCCAGCCCAGCCGgctctgctgctctcccagccctgctgccccttgAGCAGCGCTAGGCACGGCgcctgctgcccagggctgggtgCCAGCCCCTGCCCACCCACCTGATGGTCGTGCTCGCCACGGGGCAGCCTGGACAACCCGCGTTtccagggacaccaggaggaggaggataagGAGGCGAGCTGGGGCCATGGCCCCCCGTGCCTGCACCATGCTGCCAACACTGCTGCTGGCACTGCCGGAGCGGTGCCCGTGACACGGCACAGCCCTGCCCATCCCAGTGTGGCACCGTGGGGTCTGTGACCTCACAGCCCTGCCCATCCCAGTGTGGCACCGTGGGGTCTGTGACCTCacagccctgccccagctgctgccacaTCCCTCCCCAAGCACCCATCGTAGCACACCCTGCCCCGGACCTCCCAAGCTCGGGACTTGCCTCTTCCCTGCGTATTTGGTGACATAAACGGGAGGTCAAGTGTGGAGTTTGGGGAGAGATGCTCACATCCATACCCTTcaagagcctcccagagcccttctaaaggcacccagacccttctagaggcccccagaggtcttctaaaggcccccagactcttctagagcccaccagggcccttctaaaggcctcccaatctttccagagcccctcacgtcccttctaaatgcccctagacccttctagagccccccagagctgttctaaaggcccccagacccttctaaagcccttcatgtcccttctaaaagcccccagacccttctagagccacaaagggcttttctaaaggcccccaagactcttctagagccccccagggcccttctaaaggcccacagagccttccagagcctcccagggccattctaaaggctgccagacccttctagagccccccctgagcccttctaaaggcccccagaccattctagagctcccaaggccccttctaaacacacccagacccttccagagcccctgACTTCCAGAGCCGTTTCTTTGAcgggcccccagaccgttctagagcctctcagggctcttctaaaggcccccacacccttctagagcccctgacGTTTCTTTGAcgggcccccagaccgttctagagccactcatgccCCTTCgaagagaccccagacccttctagagcctctcaagGCCCTTCTAAtgggccccagacccttctagagcacccacaggccgttctaaaggcctccagacccatctagagcccccacaggcccttctaaatgcccccagacccttccagagtcCCCAAAGGCCCTTATAAATGATCACAGACCTTTCTCGGGcccccagggtccttctaaatgcccccagacccttctagagccccccagggccctgctaaattcccccagacccttctagagccacccagggcacttctaaaggcccccagacccatctacagCTCctcagggcctttctaaaggccaccagacgcttccagagcccctcaacacacttctgaaggcccccagacccttctagagccactcatgactcttctaaagaccctagaccattctagagccactcagcgcacttctaaatgcacctggacccttccagaacctcccagggcccttctaaaggcacccagacccttctagagccccccagggcccatctatatacccccagacccttctagagccccacagggccaatctaaaggcccccagacccttctagagccaatctggacccttttaaagctcccagacccttctagagccccccagggccattctaaaggcctccagactattctagagccttccTAAGCCtgtctgaaggaccccagaccattctagagcgcctctagacccttcttaaggcctccagtcccttctagagccaatcatgttgcttctaaaagaccccagacccttctagagcctcccagggaccctctaaaggcccccagaatattttctacagcccccccccagggcccttctaaatgaacccagacccttctagagccacccagagcccttctaaaggcacccagacccttcgagagcccccccagggcccttctagaggcacccagacccttctagagctcctccagggcccttctaaaagcccccagacctttctagagcctcctagggacactctaaaggcccccacaccattccagagcccctcagagcccttctaaaggccccatgACCGTTCTAGATCCCCCCTgtgcccttcaaaaggccctcagaatcttctagaggcccccaggacccatctaaaggaccccagacccttctagagcccctctggacccatctaaaggcccccccATCCTTccagagcctctcacgtccattctaaaagcacctagacccttctagaccccccagagctgttctaaaggcccccagacacttctagatccccccagagcccttcttaaggaccccagacccttctagagccccccagggcccttctaaatgaccgcagacccttctacagcaatccaaagcccttctaaaggaccccagaccattctagagacccccagggcccttgtaaagcctgccagatccttctagagccgctcagtgcctttctaaaggcccccaaaccattctagagccccccagagcccttctaaaagcctccagacccttctagagccacttatgtcccttcttaaagcccccagacccttctagagcactccagagcccttctaaaggatcccagaccattctagagcccacacaggcccttctaaagcttcccagatccttctagagctcttcaaTGCCGTTCTAAAgccccccaaaccattctagggcccAATAAttcccatctaaaggcccccagacccttctagagcccctctggacccttctaaaaacatccagacccttcaagagcctcccaggccccttctaaaggaccccagacccttctagagccactcagggcccttataaaggcccctagacccttgtAAAGCCTCCCAGGgcctctctttattttcctcttctgacaGTTAACCTATGCCTTAATTTCTAAAACTGGTGATAAGCTTACATGGAAATATTCTACATAAACCTGTATTTCAGAGTCTTGTTCCAGCAGAGAGTTTTAGAGTGCGACAACAAATGTGGAAAGCTTCCCTGAACAATTTGTCATTCTGATACTTTTGAATAAATTGAAGTTGACTGACTTTTATTGTGGATCAAGAGGCTTGCTTATATCAAGTTTTATtatagattttgttttctgatggaGGCTCACTGTTTGAGTTTGTGTTAGAGTgcaggggacagcagggacaggaacATGGAAAGGGAcagagacagggacaggggTGCTGCCGGTGAGGAACACAGATCTCCTCTCAGGGAGCCATTTTTAGGGTCCAAGCCACATCTTGTGTGTCCAAAccctcccttctctgctccaaatCGCTTTTTATGGCTCAGAGTTTCAGTTTTAGGGTCCAAAGCTTTGATTCTAGGGTTGAAAGACTCCTTTCTAGGGTCCAACCTCTCGTCTTTCGTGTCAGCGGCTCCCCTGCCCGGTTCCCTGCCTGCTGACACTGCGGGCACCCACGTCCCTGCGTACCCCAAGAAGGAGCTCAGCCCAGAACTGGGGAGTTCCTGGGTCTGCTGCCACTCTGACTCGGACACTGGCACTGCTGCTCTGTATTTCTTGCTCTGCGGGTGGTTAGCAATACCTGCTACCCCTGAAGCCATCCATCAGGAATCTCTCTCCACACCCCAGCCTGTCCTGGCCAGGAGGAtcagggcactgggatgggggcagggggcTGAAAGGGCGCTGGGCTGGTTCCGTGGGGCTCCAGGACAGGCAGGCTGGTTTTCCAGGCATGGAGGTGGCTGCTGGCGCTGGCTCTGGCTCTagtgggtgctgggatgcacaGGACGGCTGGCCGGGAGCAAGGGGCAGCTGCTGGGGTCGGCATGGATTCACGAGGCTCTGGAGCGGTTCCTGTGCAGAGAAGAAGTCGCTGAGGCCCGGCTGCAGTGCTGAGCCAGTGCGAGGGCACTGGGCCGCGCTGGGAACACCGTGGGATGTGGGTATCAAGGTGCACATGGgagctgaggggatggggagctCTGTGCAGAAAACAGGGCGCCCTGCCCCCCTAGGCTGGGGCTCTGCTCACCTGCCCATGGCTCATCTCCTCTCAGCCCTCACCACCCGGACAGAGATGTCAGCAGAGCCTGCCCAGTAACTGACTGGGCACTGCAGAACCCCTGGCCTCTGAACGCCTCTTGGTCAGGAAACCCCGTCTGATACACAAGTTTGGCAAATCTCCGTCCCAGCAACTCACcgtctcctcttcctccacagGCGGCACACGCAGCAAAACACCATCCCCAGCagcatgcagcccaggactgcTGCAATGCCTTCTGAGCAGTAGCTCCAGAAACCTTTCAGAGCCACAGTCTTCGAGTTTTTGTCACCATCCTCACCTGGAGGAACAATTCTGGAGTCAGTATGTCCTGCTCGCTGCTGGCGATGGTGCAGGAGGTCTGGCATTGCCAGGAAATGTTCTTTCTCACTTTGTCGGCATCTCTGACACACTGAACATCCCGGGGCTGCAAGATTTCCTTGGTTTCAGCAGTAACAAAGGAAATAGCCAAAGCCTTGGCAAATCGGAGCACTCTGGagcctctctttctccctcagcTTTGGGATGGCCATAATCCCATTTTCCCTCTAAGCTGTCTCCAGTCTGTCTGTTCATCCCTTTGGATCCCAGCTCACAGCAGGGATTCTCCTCTGTTGTGCCTCGGGTGACTCCCCGCAAGCTCCGGGATGCAGGTTTGGCAGGAGATGCATTCCATTAAGAGCCACATTTCCCATCACCTACTCAACACGCTTTGCATGGGCCTCCGTCCCCAAACAGCAAAGTTCTGACATCCTGGAAGCTGGGGGTGGTGGGTGGTGAGCACGTCCTGCAGCCGCAGGGGGTTACGAGTGAGCATCGCTCTGGTGAACTGGTGGCAATGACTCTGCACCCCAGAGCTGACGCTCCTTCCCAGAGAGCCACTCCAGGCTTCTTTGAGAACAGCTGCTCCGTGCTAACGGTGTGAGGCAGCGGCACCAGGGGAAGAGCCTGTGGACCCACAGGGATGCTGACAGATGGCGCTGGGTGACCGAGGGACAGCAATTACCTGGTGCGCCTGTTGACTGGATTGGCCCTGTTTCTTCATCAGAGATCGGTGCTGCCCGAACGCCTCCTTCCCAAAGCGCCTCCTCGTCCACAGTCCCACCGTCCGTACCTTCAGAAAGACAGAGGGTCGGTTTAATTGGTAGTAACCATTCTTCATCAGGAATGCAATAACTTCAGGAGGCCAAAGACAGCAATAAGGCTTGGAAACAAAGCTTGGGCTTTTGGGGCTGCACCTCATCACCAGTCCAAACAAGGTGTCATTCACGGAGGAAAATTCAAGTGCTTGGCACTTGCCAGCGTTCCCGTAGGCAGCAATACCTGAGCTGACAGGAGACTAGGAGATTGCATGGGACCTTCTTATCACACTTAGTGCATCTTTGGTAAACCTTAAGATGATGGTATACGCCTTCCttcagaggggacagggagatgctgcagccacttcatagactcatagcatcatagaaccatagaaccatagaaccatagaatagtttgggttgg
The DNA window shown above is from Phaenicophaeus curvirostris isolate KB17595 chromosome 18, BPBGC_Pcur_1.0, whole genome shotgun sequence and carries:
- the LOC138728534 gene encoding anti-sigma-I factor RsgI2-like isoform X1 — translated: MGFERAKDNTKARKSSQLPSDLLKEILEELEKAEPGTDGGTVDEEALWEGGVRAAPISDEETGPIQSTGAPGTAPEPRESMPTPAAAPCSRPAVLCIPAPTRARASASSHLHAWKTSLPVLEPHGTSPAPFQPPAPIPVP
- the LOC138728534 gene encoding uncharacterized protein isoform X2, producing MGFERAKDNTKARKSSQLPSDLLKEILEELEKAEPGTDGGTVDEEALWEGGVRAAPISDEETGPIQSTGAPGEDGDKNSKTVALKGFWSYCSEGIAAVLGCMLLGMVFCCVCRLWRKRRRNRSRAS